In the genome of Betaproteobacteria bacterium, the window CGGCCGGAGCTGTTCGGTCCGCTCATCATTCCCGGCTCGCCGCTTTCCTACTGGGCAGGCATCGAGGGGGAGAAGCCAATGCGCTACAGCGGTGGCCTGCTCGGCGGCACCTGGCTCACCGCCCTCAGTGGTGATCTCGGCGCCGGGAAGTTCGACGGCGGGTACTTGGTCTCGAACTTCGAAAATCTGAATCCCGCCAACACGCTGTGGACAAAGAACTACGACGTGTGGTCGAAAGTGGACACGGAGGCCGAGCGCTTCATCGAGTTCGAGAAATGGTGGGGCGGCCACGTCAATCTCAACGCCGAGGAGATGCAGTGGATCGTCGATCAGCTCTTCATCGGCAACCGTCTTGCCACCGCCGAGATCGTCACCCGCGACGGGGTCCGGATTGACCTGCGCAACATCCGCTCGCCGATCGTCTGCTTCTGCTCCAAGGGCGACAACATCACGCCGCCGCAGCAGGCGCTGGGCTGGATCGTCGATCTGTACGAGAAGGACGAAGACATCCTCGCCGCCGGCCAGACCATCGTCTATGCCATCCACGAGACCGTCGGCCACCTCGGCATCTTCGTCTCGGGCGGCGTGGCGCGGAAGGAGCACGGCGAGTTCGCGACGAATATCGACCTGATCGAAGTGCTGCCGCCCGGCCTGTACGAAGCGGTGCTGACGCCCAAGACCGACGCGGTCGTCAATCCCGATCTCGTCGGCGGCGACTGGATCGTGCGCTTCGAGAAACGCACCCTCGGCGAGTTGCGCGCGATCGTCAAGCCCGACCCCGAGAGCGAGCGACGATTCGGCGCGGTACGGCGCGTCTCGGAAACCAATCTCGCCCTCTACCGCACGTTTCTGCAGCCCTTCGTCAAGGCCTTTGCCACCGCGCAGAGCGCGCAGTGGCTGCACCAGCTCAACCCCGCCGAGATCTCCTACGAGCTCTTCTCGGACCGCAATCCACTGATGCGCCAGATCGGCGAGCTGGCTGAACAGGTGCGCCAGCAGCGCCGACCGGTCGCGCCCGACAATCCGCTGCTCCAGATGCAGGCCATGATGTCGGAGCAGATCATCGCCGCCCTCGACGGCTGGCGCGACTGGCGCGACCACACGCTGGAGCAGATCTTCCTGAACGTGTACAGCTCACCACTGGTGCAGGCGCTGACCGGCGTGAAGGATGCCGATCAGCCGCGCCGGCGTCCCGGCCTCGAACCGGAGCGGATCGCCCTCATCCAGCAGCGCATCACCGAGATCAAGGCGCGCATCGCGGAAGGCGGTGGGCGCGAGGCCGCCATCCGCGGCTTGGTCTACATCGGCCTCGCCGGCCACAGCGTGGACGAGCGTGCCTTCAACGAGCTGCGGCGACTGCGTGCCGAGCACGGCGGCATGACCCTGCAGGAGTTCAAGGAGGTGCTGCGCGAGCAGTTCTTCGCGCTTCTGCTCGATCGCGACGCGGCGCTTGA includes:
- a CDS encoding DUF3141 domain-containing protein; translated protein: MPPGAQQVFDYWVDGWQRTILFWDVLRRRSDQYYQQRAQPVPHVLSFDAELVLDARTFERPANYLLVRIKPPSGVTIDPRKRPFVVVDPRAGHGPGIGGFKADSELGVAMRAGHPAYFVGFTPDPMPGQTIEDVMRAEAVFLEKVNALHPDADGKPCVIGNCQAGWAVMMLAATRPELFGPLIIPGSPLSYWAGIEGEKPMRYSGGLLGGTWLTALSGDLGAGKFDGGYLVSNFENLNPANTLWTKNYDVWSKVDTEAERFIEFEKWWGGHVNLNAEEMQWIVDQLFIGNRLATAEIVTRDGVRIDLRNIRSPIVCFCSKGDNITPPQQALGWIVDLYEKDEDILAAGQTIVYAIHETVGHLGIFVSGGVARKEHGEFATNIDLIEVLPPGLYEAVLTPKTDAVVNPDLVGGDWIVRFEKRTLGELRAIVKPDPESERRFGAVRRVSETNLALYRTFLQPFVKAFATAQSAQWLHQLNPAEISYELFSDRNPLMRQIGELAEQVRQQRRPVAPDNPLLQMQAMMSEQIIAALDGWRDWRDHTLEQIFLNVYSSPLVQALTGVKDADQPRRRPGLEPERIALIQQRITEIKARIAEGGGREAAIRGLVYIGLAGHSVDERAFNELRRLRAEHGGMTLQEFKEVLREQFFALLLDRDAALDAIPKMLPEDPAERARLLDAIRAVASASGELEGERAERLRQVEQLFQAGGDAPSETRAAVQEMRSAAPMKRKRT